Proteins encoded within one genomic window of Streptomyces sp. NBC_01314:
- the proB gene encoding glutamate 5-kinase encodes MAEAHRIVVKVGSSSLTTASGGLDADRVDALVDVLAKARSGGEREVVLVSSGAIAAGLAPLGLRRRPKDLARQQAAASVGQGLLVARYTASCARHGIRVGQVLLTSDDMSRRAHHRNASRTLDKLLAMGALPVVNENDTVATDEIRFGDNDRLAALVAHLVRADLLVLLSDVDGVYDGDPSRPGTSRIADVRGPEDLAHVEIGSAGKAGVGTGGMVTKVEAAAIATGAGIPVVLTSAVHAADALGGRDTGTYFHPTGKRSADRLLWLQHASTPQGALILDDGAVRAVVERRTSLLPAGIAAVEGDFIAGDPVELRDGTGRAVARGLVNFDAKEIPQLIGRSTRELARELGPAYEREVVHRDDLVLLRP; translated from the coding sequence GTGGCGGAAGCGCACCGGATCGTCGTCAAGGTGGGCTCCTCGTCGCTGACGACGGCGTCCGGCGGCCTCGACGCGGACCGGGTGGACGCCCTGGTGGACGTCCTCGCCAAGGCCCGCAGCGGGGGAGAGCGGGAGGTCGTACTGGTCTCGTCCGGCGCCATCGCCGCCGGACTCGCCCCGCTGGGCCTGCGCCGCCGCCCCAAGGACCTCGCCCGGCAGCAGGCCGCCGCCAGCGTCGGCCAGGGCCTGCTGGTGGCCCGCTACACGGCCTCCTGCGCCCGTCACGGCATCCGCGTCGGCCAGGTGCTCCTCACCTCCGACGACATGAGCCGCCGCGCCCACCACCGCAACGCCTCCCGCACCCTCGACAAGCTCCTCGCGATGGGCGCGCTGCCGGTCGTCAACGAGAACGACACCGTCGCCACGGACGAGATCCGCTTCGGCGACAACGACCGCCTCGCCGCCCTCGTCGCCCACCTCGTACGGGCGGATCTGCTGGTCCTGCTGTCGGACGTGGACGGTGTGTACGACGGAGACCCCAGCAGGCCCGGCACGTCGCGGATAGCGGACGTACGAGGGCCCGAGGACCTCGCGCACGTGGAGATCGGCAGCGCCGGAAAGGCGGGCGTCGGCACCGGTGGCATGGTCACCAAGGTCGAGGCGGCCGCGATCGCCACCGGGGCGGGCATCCCCGTGGTCCTGACGAGCGCCGTCCACGCGGCCGACGCGCTCGGCGGCCGGGACACGGGGACGTACTTCCACCCGACCGGCAAGCGTTCCGCCGACCGGCTGCTGTGGCTCCAGCACGCCTCCACCCCGCAGGGCGCGCTCATCCTCGACGACGGGGCCGTACGCGCGGTCGTCGAGCGCCGCACCTCACTGCTGCCGGCCGGTATCGCGGCCGTCGAGGGCGATTTCATCGCCGGCGACCCCGTGGAGCTGCGCGACGGCACGGGCCGGGCGGTCGCACGCGGGCTCGTGAACTTCGACGCCAAGGAGATCCCCCAGCTGATCGGCCGCTCGACCCGGGAACTGGCGCGCGAGCTGGGTCCCGCGTACGAACGAGAGGTCGTACACAGGGACGACCTCGTCCTCCTGCGCCCCTGA
- a CDS encoding glutamate-5-semialdehyde dehydrogenase, protein MTSLSPYDSMTPVARAAYRAKAAAADLAPLPRADKDDALLAIADALEVRTSEIVEANAKDIERAREAGTSEAIVDRLTLTPERIRAIAADVRDVAALPDPVGEVVRGSTLPNGIDLRQVRVPLGVVGIIYEARPNVTVDAAALCLKSGNAVLLRGSSSAYESNAALVRVLRDAVGGAGLPADSIQLVPGENRESVRELMRARGLVDVLIPRGGASLIRTVVEESTVPVIETGTGNCHVYVDAGADLDTAIEILINSKAHRVSVCNAAETLLVHQDIAPEFLPRALDALADAGVTVHADERVLAYAKESRATVVEATTEDWETEYLSYDIAAAVVDSLDRAVEHIRLWSSGHTEAIVTTSQQAARRFTQLVDSTTVAVNASTRFTDGGQFGFGAEIGISTQKLHARGPMGLPELTSTKYIVTGDGHVRR, encoded by the coding sequence ATGACCTCGCTCTCGCCGTACGACTCCATGACGCCGGTCGCCCGGGCCGCCTACCGTGCCAAGGCCGCCGCCGCCGACCTCGCGCCGCTCCCGCGCGCCGACAAGGACGACGCGCTGCTCGCCATCGCCGACGCGCTGGAGGTCCGTACGAGCGAGATCGTCGAGGCCAACGCCAAGGACATCGAGCGGGCCCGCGAGGCCGGCACCAGCGAGGCGATCGTCGACCGGCTGACGCTGACCCCGGAGCGGATCCGCGCCATCGCCGCCGACGTCCGTGACGTGGCCGCCCTGCCCGACCCGGTCGGCGAGGTCGTCCGCGGCTCCACCCTCCCCAACGGCATCGACCTGCGCCAGGTCCGTGTCCCGCTCGGCGTCGTCGGCATCATCTACGAGGCCCGCCCGAACGTGACCGTGGACGCCGCCGCGCTCTGCCTGAAGTCCGGCAACGCGGTCCTGCTGCGCGGCTCGTCCTCCGCCTACGAGTCCAACGCCGCCCTCGTACGGGTCCTGCGGGACGCCGTCGGCGGCGCGGGCCTGCCCGCCGACTCCATCCAGCTCGTCCCCGGCGAGAACCGCGAGTCCGTCCGTGAGCTGATGCGCGCCCGCGGCCTGGTCGACGTCCTCATCCCGCGAGGCGGCGCCTCCCTGATCCGCACGGTCGTCGAGGAGTCCACCGTCCCGGTGATCGAGACCGGCACGGGCAACTGCCACGTCTACGTCGACGCGGGCGCCGACCTCGACACCGCGATCGAGATCCTGATCAACTCCAAGGCCCACCGCGTCAGCGTCTGCAACGCCGCCGAGACCCTCCTCGTCCACCAGGACATCGCCCCCGAGTTCCTGCCCCGCGCCCTCGACGCGCTCGCCGACGCCGGGGTCACGGTCCACGCCGACGAGCGGGTCCTCGCCTACGCCAAGGAGAGCCGGGCCACGGTCGTGGAGGCCACCACGGAGGACTGGGAGACCGAGTACCTGTCGTACGACATCGCTGCCGCCGTCGTCGACTCGCTCGACCGGGCCGTGGAGCACATCCGGCTGTGGAGCTCCGGCCACACCGAGGCGATCGTGACGACCTCCCAGCAGGCCGCCCGCCGCTTCACCCAGCTGGTCGACTCCACGACGGTCGCCGTCAACGCCTCGACGCGGTTCACCGACGGCGGTCAGTTCGGCTTCGGCGCCGAGATCGGCATCTCCACCCAGAAGCTGCACGCCCGGGGCCCGATGGGCCTGCCCGAGCTGACCAGCACGAAGTACATCGTCACGGGCGACGGACACGTCCGTCGCTAG
- a CDS encoding M48 family metallopeptidase: MPDDSHEQNAHENVPSRQRRRFEGISSRAYEHPADRSALVALRKLSGFDTVFKALSGLLPERSLRLLFLSDSVRVSDQQFTHLNDMLRDACYILDLEKVPPMYVNQDPQPNAMCIGLDEPIIVVTTGLVELLDEEEMRAVIGHEVGHALSGHSVYRTILLFLTSLALKIAWIPLGNIAIMAIVTALREWFRKSELSADRAGLLVGQDVQASMRGLMKIAGGNHLHEMNVDAFLAQAEEYEAGGDLRDSVLKILNVLPRSHPFTTVRAAELKKWAESRDFQRVMDGHYPRRDEDKDTSVTDSFRESATHYTSSVKNSKDPLMKLVTDIAGGAGDLGGRVRRGFGNAARKGAGGDPATDADAGRGGGTDTAQEDRPRDDE; the protein is encoded by the coding sequence ATGCCGGACGACAGCCACGAGCAGAACGCGCACGAGAACGTGCCGAGCAGGCAGCGCAGGCGCTTCGAGGGGATCTCCTCCCGGGCGTACGAACACCCCGCGGACCGCTCGGCGCTGGTCGCGCTGCGCAAGCTCAGCGGCTTCGACACGGTGTTCAAGGCACTCAGCGGTCTGCTGCCGGAACGCAGCCTCAGGCTGCTGTTCCTGTCCGACTCCGTACGGGTCTCGGACCAGCAGTTCACCCACCTCAACGACATGCTGCGGGACGCGTGTTACATCCTGGACCTGGAGAAGGTCCCGCCGATGTATGTGAACCAGGACCCGCAGCCGAACGCGATGTGCATCGGTCTGGACGAGCCGATCATCGTCGTCACCACCGGGCTCGTCGAACTGCTCGACGAGGAGGAGATGCGGGCCGTCATCGGGCACGAGGTGGGCCACGCGCTCTCCGGCCACTCGGTGTACCGGACGATACTGCTCTTCCTGACGAGCCTCGCCCTGAAGATCGCCTGGATCCCGCTGGGGAACATCGCGATCATGGCGATCGTGACCGCGCTGCGCGAGTGGTTCCGCAAGTCGGAGCTGTCCGCCGACCGTGCGGGCCTGCTGGTCGGCCAGGACGTCCAGGCGTCGATGCGCGGTCTGATGAAGATCGCGGGCGGCAACCACCTGCACGAGATGAACGTGGACGCGTTCCTCGCGCAGGCCGAGGAGTACGAGGCCGGGGGCGACCTGCGCGACTCCGTCCTCAAGATCCTCAACGTGCTGCCCCGCTCGCACCCCTTCACCACCGTGCGCGCGGCCGAGCTGAAGAAGTGGGCCGAGTCCCGCGACTTCCAGCGGGTCATGGACGGGCACTACCCGCGGCGCGACGAGGACAAGGACACCTCGGTGACCGACTCCTTCCGCGAGTCGGCCACGCACTACACGAGCAGTGTGAAGAACTCCAAGGACCCGCTGATGAAGCTGGTCACCGACATCGCGGGCGGCGCGGGCGACCTCGGCGGCCGGGTCCGGCGCGGCTTCGGCAACGCCGCCAGGAAGGGCGCCGGCGGCGACCCGGCCACCGACGCCGACGCCGGTCGGGGCGGCGGTACGGACACCGCCCAGGAGGACAGGCCCCGGGACGACGAGTGA
- the nadD gene encoding nicotinate-nucleotide adenylyltransferase: protein MGEQEMPTGPEHDKAADQAYDTTDGRADSAPGVLVNRPSEPGRRRLGVMGGTFDPIHHGHLVAAQEVAAQFGLDEVVFVPTGQPWQKSHRSVSAAEDRYLMTVIATAENPHFSVSRIDIDRKGLTYTIDTLRELHELNPDSDLFFITGADALSQILTWRDAEELFSLSHFIGVTRPGHTLADPGLPAGGVSLVEVPALAISSTDCRARVAKGDPVWYLVPDGVVRYIDKRQLYRGE, encoded by the coding sequence ATGGGAGAGCAGGAAATGCCTACCGGCCCGGAGCACGACAAGGCGGCGGACCAGGCGTACGACACGACCGACGGCCGGGCCGACAGCGCTCCCGGCGTACTGGTGAACCGCCCGTCGGAGCCCGGTCGGCGCCGTCTCGGAGTCATGGGCGGAACGTTCGACCCGATCCACCACGGGCACCTCGTGGCGGCCCAGGAGGTCGCCGCGCAGTTCGGACTCGACGAGGTCGTGTTCGTGCCGACCGGCCAGCCGTGGCAGAAGTCCCACCGCTCGGTCTCGGCGGCCGAGGACCGCTATCTGATGACGGTCATCGCCACGGCCGAGAACCCGCACTTCTCCGTGAGCCGCATCGACATCGACCGCAAGGGCCTCACCTACACCATCGACACCCTGCGCGAACTGCACGAGCTCAACCCCGACTCGGACCTCTTCTTCATCACCGGTGCCGACGCGCTCAGCCAGATCCTCACCTGGCGCGACGCCGAGGAACTCTTCTCCCTCTCGCACTTCATCGGGGTCACCCGTCCGGGTCACACCCTGGCGGACCCGGGCCTGCCCGCGGGCGGGGTCTCGCTGGTCGAGGTCCCGGCGCTGGCCATCTCCTCCACAGACTGCCGTGCGAGAGTCGCCAAGGGCGACCCCGTCTGGTACCTGGTGCCGGACGGCGTGGTGCGCTACATCGACAAACGGCAGCTGTACCGCGGCGAGTGA
- a CDS encoding LCP family protein, whose amino-acid sequence MNDRYDAGYGGDQSYVLVGYDEYGQPVYRQAPAQQVPQQQAYDPYGTQQPQGYGQDYGYDPYAAGQVQQQHPQGYGTGYDTGYDTGRQAPAPAYDPYDPYGQTAAAGPQAPVAEQTAYIPQQSAPPGTAEESAPRAGDARPERDSAEPEQDHRAEQFAFVEDPDGDSEDVIDWLNFTENRTERREEAKRRAKSRLVALVVVLALVAVGGVGYMWWAGTLPGASSDGQTGTTTSAAAQKRDVVVVHLHDTKNGGTSTALLVDNATTERGATVLIPNALALTGDDGTTTTLAKSVEDDGSSGTRDALDTVLGTDIEGTWRLDTPYLNNLVGLVGNIDIDTNANVPDPEAKKKGAAPLVTKGKAQTLSGKMAVAYATYRASGESQDAQLKRFGQVMQGVLRKLSSDAQAATVTVQTLAQILDPSLSDGDLGAFLAKLADHAKGGDYTTESLPVQQDGTLSAEDSDSVVKDLLGGAAKSPDAGDAVRVGIRNATGEKDATEQARVVVLNGGYTFLDAGTTATARATSQVTYSDAARKQDAVEVAKTLGLPIGAVKKGETTSNADVSVVLGQNYETTGTSGTTGTSGTSGTSGTSGTTGTTGTTGTTGTTG is encoded by the coding sequence GTGAACGACCGATACGACGCCGGCTACGGAGGCGACCAGAGCTACGTACTCGTCGGCTACGACGAGTACGGCCAGCCGGTGTACCGCCAGGCGCCCGCCCAGCAGGTGCCTCAGCAACAGGCGTACGACCCCTACGGGACACAGCAGCCCCAGGGGTACGGCCAGGACTACGGCTACGACCCGTACGCGGCCGGCCAGGTTCAGCAGCAGCACCCGCAGGGGTACGGCACGGGCTACGACACCGGCTACGACACGGGCCGGCAGGCACCCGCGCCCGCCTACGACCCGTACGACCCCTACGGGCAGACCGCGGCCGCCGGCCCGCAGGCCCCCGTCGCCGAGCAGACCGCCTACATTCCACAGCAGTCGGCACCGCCGGGGACCGCCGAGGAGAGCGCGCCCCGGGCCGGTGACGCGCGCCCGGAGCGGGACTCCGCCGAACCCGAACAGGACCACCGCGCCGAGCAGTTCGCCTTCGTCGAGGACCCCGACGGCGACTCCGAGGACGTCATCGACTGGCTGAACTTCACCGAGAACCGCACCGAGCGCCGTGAGGAGGCCAAGCGGCGGGCCAAGAGCCGGCTGGTCGCCCTGGTCGTGGTCCTCGCCCTGGTCGCGGTCGGCGGCGTCGGCTACATGTGGTGGGCGGGCACGCTGCCCGGTGCATCCTCGGACGGGCAGACCGGCACCACGACCTCCGCGGCCGCGCAGAAGCGGGACGTGGTCGTCGTCCATCTGCACGACACCAAGAACGGCGGCACCTCCACGGCGCTGCTCGTCGACAACGCCACCACCGAGCGGGGCGCCACCGTCCTGATCCCCAACGCCCTCGCCCTGACCGGCGACGACGGCACCACGACGACCCTCGCCAAGTCCGTCGAGGACGACGGCTCCTCCGGCACCCGCGACGCACTCGACACCGTCCTCGGCACCGACATCGAGGGCACCTGGCGGCTGGACACCCCGTATCTGAACAACCTCGTCGGACTCGTCGGCAACATCGATATCGACACCAACGCGAACGTGCCCGACCCCGAGGCGAAGAAGAAGGGCGCCGCCCCACTCGTCACCAAGGGCAAGGCGCAGACCCTCAGCGGCAAGATGGCCGTCGCCTACGCCACCTACCGGGCGTCCGGCGAGTCGCAGGACGCCCAGCTGAAGCGGTTCGGGCAGGTCATGCAGGGCGTGCTGCGCAAGCTGTCCTCCGACGCGCAGGCCGCCACGGTCACCGTGCAGACGCTGGCCCAGATCCTCGACCCCTCGCTCAGCGACGGGGACCTCGGCGCCTTCCTCGCCAAGCTCGCCGACCACGCCAAGGGCGGCGACTACACGACCGAGTCGCTGCCCGTGCAGCAGGACGGCACGCTCAGCGCGGAGGACTCCGACAGCGTGGTCAAGGACCTGCTCGGCGGCGCCGCGAAGAGCCCCGACGCCGGGGACGCCGTCCGGGTCGGCATCCGCAACGCCACCGGCGAGAAGGACGCCACCGAACAGGCCCGCGTGGTCGTCCTCAACGGCGGCTACACCTTCCTCGACGCCGGCACCACCGCCACCGCCCGGGCGACCTCCCAGGTCACCTACTCCGACGCGGCCCGCAAACAGGACGCCGTCGAGGTCGCCAAGACCCTCGGCCTCCCGATCGGCGCCGTGAAGAAGGGCGAGACCACGTCGAACGCCGACGTCTCGGTCGTCCTCGGCCAGAACTACGAGACGACGGGTACGTCCGGGACGACAGGCACGTCCGGGACGTCCGGGACGTCCGGGACGTCCGGTACGACAGGCACGACAGGCACGACAGGCACGACAGGGACCACGGGCTGA
- the rsfS gene encoding ribosome silencing factor translates to MTATDRSLELITTAAQAAADKLAHDVIAYDVSDVLSITDAFLLASAPNDRQVKSIVDEIEERLNKELGAKPVRREGDREARWVLLDYVDIVVHVQHSEERVFYALERLWKDCPELELPADAKATRGKGAEHAKLRAAEEEAELDGELR, encoded by the coding sequence GTGACCGCCACCGACCGCTCTCTCGAGCTCATCACCACCGCCGCGCAAGCGGCCGCCGACAAGCTCGCGCATGACGTCATCGCGTACGACGTCAGCGATGTGCTGTCCATCACGGACGCCTTCCTGCTCGCCTCCGCGCCCAACGACCGCCAGGTCAAGTCGATCGTCGACGAGATCGAGGAGCGGCTGAACAAGGAGCTCGGCGCCAAGCCGGTCCGCCGTGAGGGCGACCGCGAGGCCCGCTGGGTACTGCTGGACTACGTCGACATCGTCGTCCACGTCCAGCACAGCGAGGAGCGGGTGTTCTACGCCCTGGAGCGGCTGTGGAAGGACTGCCCCGAGCTTGAGCTGCCCGCCGACGCCAAGGCCACCCGGGGCAAGGGCGCCGAGCACGCCAAGCTGCGCGCCGCCGAGGAGGAGGCCGAGCTGGACGGGGAGCTGCGGTGA
- a CDS encoding histidine phosphatase family protein, whose amino-acid sequence MTAGSDAAGRKGRGRRLILWRHGQTSWNVERRFQGTTDVELTETGLGQARRAARLLASLEPDAIVASDLRRAADTAAELAALTGLEVSHDDGLRETYAGVWQGLTHDEIITRHGEEYAAWKRGEPIRRGGGELETEVADRAAPVVLRHADKVPENGTLVVVSHGGTIRTTIGHLLGLEPQHWESLGGLSNCCWSVLGEGARGWRLLEHNAGTLPEPVLGDDD is encoded by the coding sequence GTGACCGCGGGCAGCGACGCGGCCGGCCGCAAGGGGAGGGGCCGCCGCCTCATCCTCTGGCGGCACGGCCAGACCTCGTGGAACGTGGAGCGCCGCTTCCAGGGCACCACGGACGTCGAGCTGACCGAGACCGGTCTCGGTCAGGCCCGCCGCGCCGCCCGGCTGCTCGCCTCTCTCGAACCCGACGCGATCGTCGCCTCCGACCTGCGGCGTGCCGCCGACACGGCCGCCGAGCTGGCCGCGCTCACCGGCCTGGAGGTCAGCCACGACGACGGCCTGCGCGAGACCTACGCGGGCGTCTGGCAGGGGCTCACGCACGACGAGATCATCACCCGGCACGGCGAGGAGTACGCCGCGTGGAAGCGCGGTGAACCGATCCGCCGTGGCGGTGGCGAGCTGGAGACCGAGGTCGCCGACCGCGCCGCCCCCGTGGTGCTCCGGCACGCCGACAAGGTCCCGGAGAACGGCACCCTCGTGGTGGTCAGCCACGGCGGCACCATCCGCACCACCATCGGGCACCTCCTCGGCCTGGAGCCCCAGCACTGGGAAAGCCTCGGCGGCCTCTCCAACTGCTGCTGGTCCGTTCTCGGGGAAGGCGCCCGCGGCTGGCGGCTCCTGGAGCACAACGCCGGCACGCTGCCCGAGCCGGTGCTCGGCGACGACGACTGA
- a CDS encoding NADH-ubiquinone oxidoreductase-F iron-sulfur binding region domain-containing protein produces the protein MNEALPDVPEVRVVGLPQLTSGFDLVERLDLPMHLKVHGPLEPMGGEQLAQLSERINLKGRGGAGFPFHKKLRSVAESAIKRGVRPVVVVNGSEDEPACRKDTVLINRAPHLILDGALLVAEALGARQLVIGVTRESTERSMEAALAERGLSNRRGAAIRASVQRNPIRMVTGAAGSLIRSIDGGPPIPPGRKTSASKSGVGGAPTLLSNAETFAQLAIGARIGSERYGNTGLYDEPGTVMLTVSGAVARPMVIEAPTGVPLRYILQLAGAPPVPQGVLTGGYHGKWIDAATVNEAVVSRNSLDAVGGALGAGAILPISQDTCPLGESLQVAKWLAEESAGQCGPCYLGLPAAARGMEDILNGGGPAALEALKQVAKNVKRRGACSHPDGSAMFLESTVKAFTDDLAAHVLGNGCGRPVQGVLPLFEGGRMPTGIPGGPAEEETGSRQKIFVDWTLCRGHGLCADILPEVFQLGADGFPTVAQAKVPQYAEAKALRAVRRCPALALRLEEDNRASAPSRNLPVLSQGRGRRALGSGR, from the coding sequence GTGAACGAGGCCCTTCCCGACGTCCCCGAAGTCCGTGTGGTGGGGCTCCCCCAGCTCACTTCGGGCTTCGACCTCGTCGAGAGACTCGACCTCCCCATGCACCTGAAGGTGCACGGCCCTCTCGAACCGATGGGTGGCGAACAGCTCGCCCAGTTGTCCGAGCGGATCAACCTCAAGGGCAGGGGCGGCGCGGGCTTCCCGTTCCACAAGAAACTGCGGTCGGTCGCCGAGTCGGCGATCAAGCGCGGCGTCCGGCCTGTCGTGGTCGTCAACGGCAGTGAGGACGAACCCGCCTGCCGCAAGGACACGGTGCTGATCAACCGTGCCCCGCACCTCATCCTGGACGGCGCCCTGTTGGTCGCCGAAGCCCTGGGCGCCCGTCAGCTCGTCATCGGGGTGACACGTGAATCCACCGAGCGCTCGATGGAGGCGGCCCTCGCCGAGCGCGGGCTGAGCAACCGCCGCGGCGCCGCCATCCGCGCGAGCGTGCAGCGCAACCCGATCCGCATGGTCACCGGCGCCGCCGGCTCGCTGATCCGCTCGATCGACGGCGGTCCGCCCATCCCGCCGGGCCGCAAGACCAGCGCGTCCAAGAGCGGTGTCGGCGGCGCGCCGACCCTGCTCTCCAACGCCGAGACCTTCGCCCAGCTCGCCATCGGCGCCCGCATCGGCTCCGAGCGGTACGGCAACACCGGCCTGTACGACGAGCCGGGCACCGTCATGCTCACCGTGTCCGGCGCGGTCGCCCGCCCCATGGTGATCGAGGCGCCCACCGGCGTGCCGCTGCGCTACATCCTGCAGCTGGCCGGCGCGCCGCCGGTCCCGCAGGGCGTGCTGACCGGCGGCTACCACGGCAAGTGGATCGACGCGGCGACGGTCAACGAGGCGGTCGTCTCACGCAACTCGCTGGACGCGGTGGGCGGTGCGCTCGGCGCGGGCGCGATCCTGCCGATCAGCCAGGACACCTGCCCGCTCGGCGAGTCCCTCCAGGTCGCCAAGTGGCTCGCCGAGGAGAGCGCGGGCCAGTGCGGTCCCTGCTACCTCGGTCTGCCGGCCGCCGCGCGCGGCATGGAGGACATCCTCAACGGTGGCGGCCCGGCCGCTCTGGAGGCCCTCAAGCAGGTCGCGAAGAACGTCAAGCGGCGCGGCGCGTGCTCGCACCCGGACGGCTCCGCGATGTTCCTGGAGTCGACCGTCAAGGCGTTCACGGACGACCTCGCCGCGCATGTCCTCGGCAACGGCTGCGGGCGCCCCGTGCAAGGTGTGCTGCCACTCTTCGAGGGCGGCAGGATGCCGACCGGCATCCCTGGCGGCCCGGCCGAGGAGGAGACCGGCAGCCGTCAGAAGATCTTCGTCGACTGGACCCTGTGCCGGGGCCACGGCCTGTGCGCCGACATCCTCCCCGAGGTCTTCCAGCTCGGCGCCGACGGCTTCCCCACCGTCGCCCAGGCCAAGGTCCCCCAGTACGCCGAGGCCAAGGCCCTGCGCGCGGTGCGCCGCTGCCCCGCGCTCGCCCTGCGCCTGGAGGAGGACAACCGCGCCTCCGCCCCGTCCCGCAACCTCCCGGTCCTCTCCCAGGGCCGCGGCCGCCGGGCCCTGGGCAGCGGCCGCTGA
- a CDS encoding cytochrome b/b6 domain-containing protein, which produces MNPRRSNSSLPQTGRSAYGIATAAALLLIPVSVLVGGDAYREFLDFGAGVLSLVSLTCSVLWGLVAQDRTLLTVRQRIIGQAVHRTTAIASVAFLVLHVTVKLALNHVSAIALFPFALGVTGTGALIGFGATAGAMMVFVAITGALRSNFASPAPVAARWRAMHMMAYPAWCFALVHGLYAGREAKPVFVILYSAGLVAVAVALLLRAAPRSVKLQVVDQITSILGTDGQRPPEVDELVKSRSALQGFEESGGRRDGGRREGGQREGGQRDQMRDTGQFPLPGFGGGQGANPALGDPLVPPQRAAAASADNGPGFAAAYRAVSMTPRAAEPTAPYLTQQQPPLDMQPTQAMPRMDDGGGTGTRWPAPSPPPVGEAPPSSYDPMQDTFAGQPLGGQSYQGQAYPSQTYQGETYNTGASETSYGTAETNAPYGTYMPNDTYNSGPASETLPGYDDYNQPGSGEPWNAPSGGYK; this is translated from the coding sequence ATGAACCCTCGTCGCAGTAACAGCTCGCTGCCCCAGACCGGTCGGTCGGCCTACGGGATAGCCACGGCTGCCGCTCTGCTGCTGATACCCGTAAGTGTGCTGGTCGGAGGTGACGCGTACCGGGAGTTCCTCGACTTCGGAGCGGGCGTTCTCTCGCTCGTCTCACTGACCTGCTCGGTGCTCTGGGGGCTCGTCGCCCAGGATCGGACCCTGCTCACCGTGCGTCAGCGGATCATCGGCCAGGCCGTCCACCGGACGACCGCCATCGCCTCGGTCGCGTTCCTGGTGCTGCATGTCACGGTCAAGCTGGCGCTGAACCACGTCTCCGCGATCGCCCTGTTCCCCTTCGCCCTCGGCGTGACGGGCACGGGCGCGCTCATCGGTTTCGGCGCGACGGCCGGGGCCATGATGGTCTTCGTCGCCATCACCGGCGCGCTGCGAAGCAACTTCGCCTCCCCGGCGCCGGTCGCGGCACGCTGGCGCGCGATGCACATGATGGCCTACCCGGCCTGGTGCTTCGCGCTCGTGCACGGACTCTACGCGGGTCGCGAAGCGAAGCCGGTCTTCGTGATCCTCTACTCCGCCGGCCTGGTCGCCGTCGCCGTCGCCCTGCTGCTGCGCGCCGCCCCACGCTCGGTCAAGCTCCAGGTGGTCGACCAGATCACCTCGATCCTGGGAACCGACGGCCAGCGACCCCCCGAGGTCGACGAACTCGTGAAGTCCCGTTCGGCCCTGCAGGGCTTCGAGGAGTCCGGCGGTCGGCGCGACGGCGGCCGGCGCGAAGGCGGACAGCGCGAAGGCGGACAGCGCGACCAGATGCGCGACACCGGACAGTTCCCGCTGCCCGGCTTCGGCGGCGGGCAGGGCGCGAACCCCGCGCTCGGCGACCCGCTGGTGCCCCCGCAGCGCGCGGCGGCCGCCTCCGCCGACAACGGCCCCGGCTTCGCGGCCGCGTACCGCGCGGTGTCGATGACCCCGCGCGCCGCGGAGCCCACGGCGCCCTATCTGACCCAGCAGCAGCCGCCGTTGGACATGCAGCCCACGCAGGCCATGCCCCGCATGGACGACGGCGGCGGCACGGGTACGCGCTGGCCGGCCCCGTCCCCGCCGCCGGTCGGCGAGGCGCCCCCGTCGTCGTACGACCCGATGCAGGACACCTTCGCCGGACAGCCGTTGGGCGGGCAGTCGTACCAGGGCCAGGCGTACCCGAGCCAGACCTACCAGGGCGAGACGTACAACACGGGCGCTTCCGAAACTTCCTACGGAACGGCTGAGACGAACGCCCCCTACGGCACGTACATGCCGAACGACACGTACAACAGCGGTCCCGCCTCTGAAACGCTGCCCGGCTATGACGACTACAACCAGCCGGGCTCAGGCGAACCCTGGAACGCGCCTTCCGGAGGATATAAGTGA